In Mycobacterium sp. JS623, one genomic interval encodes:
- a CDS encoding biotin--[acetyl-CoA-carboxylase] ligase gives MAVGDPLRRPLDVATLHADFIATDSPWRELTVVEKTGSTNADLLARAAAGKDVAGAVLIAEHQTAGRGRIGRVWSAVPHAQVLMSVGIGATDVNPDAWGWLPLATGVAVVDAVAAVCRIEAGLKWPNDVLVGDRKLAGILAEVAVPRSTIVVGVGLNVSLRADEVGEPAATSLLELGVKADRNALVRRLLLELRARIDDWRTADPRLADDYRARSLTLGSDVRVELPGQRSLVGKAESIDPQGRLTINSDGDVVTVSAGDVVHLRPAR, from the coding sequence ATGGCAGTCGGGGACCCCTTACGGCGACCTCTTGACGTCGCGACGCTACACGCGGATTTCATTGCAACCGATTCTCCCTGGCGTGAACTGACGGTCGTGGAGAAGACCGGCTCCACAAACGCCGATCTACTCGCGCGCGCCGCCGCGGGGAAGGACGTGGCGGGCGCCGTCCTCATAGCCGAGCATCAGACCGCAGGCCGTGGCCGAATCGGCCGGGTGTGGTCGGCGGTGCCGCACGCCCAAGTCCTCATGTCGGTGGGGATAGGAGCGACCGACGTGAATCCGGACGCCTGGGGCTGGCTACCGCTGGCGACCGGGGTCGCCGTTGTCGATGCCGTGGCAGCGGTGTGCAGAATCGAGGCCGGGTTGAAGTGGCCGAACGACGTTCTCGTCGGTGACCGCAAACTCGCCGGCATACTGGCTGAAGTGGCGGTGCCGAGGTCGACGATCGTCGTCGGGGTCGGGCTCAACGTGAGCCTGCGTGCCGACGAGGTCGGCGAGCCGGCTGCTACCTCGCTGCTCGAACTCGGAGTGAAAGCCGATCGCAACGCGTTGGTCCGCCGACTGTTGCTCGAGTTGCGGGCTCGAATCGATGACTGGCGCACGGCCGACCCTCGGTTGGCGGACGATTACCGGGCACGCAGCCTCACCCTTGGTTCCGACGTGCGCGTCGAACTGCCCGGCCAGCGTTCGCTAGTCGGCAAGGCGGAGTCGATTGACCCGCAGGGTCGGCTGACGATCAATAGCGACGGCGACGTGGTCACCGTCTCCGCCGGTGACGTTGTCCACCTCCGCCCAGCGCGATGA
- a CDS encoding sugar transferase: protein MSTAIDLNTPAHAELQRRPAASRRVWQRRYELVLRFSDTGVVMAAVVAGQWLRFGAVPGVGAEFLDWRYWATPAAVVSIWVLFLTIYRAREPRILGAGPEEYRRVAAATFSAFGAIAIFALLFRLDFARGYLAIALPLGLIGLLASRRMARQVVAGQRRRRQCLTSVLIVGAPGPALGLVRSLARTPEYGYEVVGVCHPGQSQPGRPPHTADGVPVYTHNDDLVEIIEACGADTVALTATDRLEPHEIGDLSWQLEKLDIDLVVSPGMVGLAGPRLTMRPVADLPLIHVDKPQYDGAKRFEKRAFDVCFSIMVLSLALPILVAAAVAVKLTSKGPIFYKSDRIGMDGNPFSMLKIRTMVEGADAQRPQLAELNEVEGGVIFKMRRDPRVTPVGRFLRRYSIDELPQFVNVLRREMSVVGPRPPLPSEVEAYDDRVRRRLLVRPGITGLWQISGRSDLSWDDFVRLDLSYVENWSMISDLLIAAKTVRAVFSGTGAY from the coding sequence ATGTCGACAGCAATCGACCTGAACACTCCGGCTCATGCCGAGTTGCAGCGGCGACCTGCCGCGTCGAGGCGGGTCTGGCAACGCCGGTACGAGCTGGTACTGCGGTTCAGTGACACCGGTGTGGTTATGGCGGCTGTGGTTGCCGGGCAGTGGTTGCGGTTCGGTGCTGTGCCCGGTGTCGGCGCGGAATTCCTCGACTGGCGATATTGGGCGACGCCTGCGGCCGTGGTCTCCATCTGGGTGCTTTTCTTGACGATCTATCGTGCCCGGGAGCCGCGGATCCTCGGCGCCGGCCCCGAAGAGTATCGCCGAGTGGCAGCAGCCACCTTCTCCGCATTCGGTGCGATTGCGATCTTTGCGCTTTTGTTCAGGCTGGATTTCGCCAGGGGCTACCTCGCAATTGCATTGCCGCTCGGGCTCATCGGCCTGCTGGCCAGCCGGCGAATGGCCCGTCAGGTCGTCGCCGGCCAGCGCCGGCGCAGGCAGTGCCTCACGTCGGTGTTGATTGTCGGTGCGCCGGGCCCGGCACTCGGTCTCGTACGGTCACTGGCCCGCACACCCGAGTACGGCTACGAGGTAGTGGGCGTCTGCCACCCAGGCCAGAGTCAACCCGGAAGGCCGCCGCATACCGCCGACGGTGTGCCCGTGTACACGCACAATGACGACCTGGTGGAGATCATCGAGGCGTGCGGCGCCGACACAGTCGCACTGACGGCCACCGACCGGCTCGAACCGCACGAGATCGGCGACTTGTCGTGGCAGCTGGAAAAGCTCGACATCGATCTTGTGGTCTCGCCGGGGATGGTCGGTCTCGCGGGTCCCCGATTGACGATGCGACCGGTCGCTGACTTGCCGCTGATTCACGTGGACAAGCCGCAGTACGACGGTGCCAAGCGGTTTGAGAAGCGCGCCTTCGATGTTTGCTTCTCGATCATGGTTTTGTCGCTTGCGCTGCCCATATTGGTTGCTGCGGCCGTGGCGGTGAAGCTTACGAGTAAAGGTCCGATCTTTTACAAATCCGACCGCATCGGGATGGATGGCAACCCATTCAGCATGCTAAAGATCCGCACAATGGTGGAGGGCGCGGATGCGCAACGGCCTCAACTAGCGGAGCTGAACGAGGTCGAGGGTGGAGTCATTTTCAAAATGCGCCGCGACCCCAGGGTCACCCCCGTCGGGCGATTTCTCCGCCGGTACAGCATCGATGAGCTGCCCCAGTTCGTCAACGTGCTGCGCCGCGAGATGAGCGTCGTGGGACCGCGGCCCCCGCTGCCATCGGAGGTTGAGGCATACGACGATCGGGTGCGCAGGCGCCTGCTGGTCCGGCCGGGTATCACGGGTCTGTGGCAGATCAGTGGGCGATCGGACCTCAGCTGGGATGACTTTGTCCGGCTGGACCTGTCGTATGTCGAGAACTGGTCGATGATCAGCGACCTGCTCATCGCGGCGAAGACGGTCCGGGCAGTATTCAGCGGTACTGGTGCCTACTAG